The proteins below come from a single Angustibacter sp. Root456 genomic window:
- a CDS encoding DUF2795 domain-containing protein: protein MSEQQSGPVGPREDDELKHDHEGLRGPGTEGNEWREQGTPPGMTPADVEERSQLARFLDPSAFPASGEELVAAAQANQAPDVVVDRLRRLPAGEQFENTQDVARAAGLGTEERRT, encoded by the coding sequence GTGTCAGAACAGCAGTCCGGGCCCGTGGGGCCGCGCGAGGATGACGAGCTCAAGCACGACCACGAGGGGCTGCGTGGCCCCGGCACAGAGGGCAACGAGTGGCGCGAGCAGGGCACACCGCCCGGCATGACGCCGGCCGACGTCGAGGAGCGCTCGCAGCTCGCGCGCTTCCTCGACCCCTCGGCCTTCCCGGCGTCCGGCGAGGAGCTGGTGGCGGCCGCTCAGGCCAACCAGGCGCCGGACGTCGTGGTCGACCGGCTGCGCCGGCTCCCTGCCGGTGAGCAGTTCGAGAACACCCAGGACGTAGCCCGGGCCGCCGGGCTCGGGACGGAGGAGCGACGCACGTGA
- a CDS encoding SDR family NAD(P)-dependent oxidoreductase: MSTHDDMTGRVAVVTGGGSGLGRATSIELATAGAHVLVADVDADGARTTVDQVAQAGGKAEAVQLDVTDSGAVDSFFTEAFTQHGAALDCLVNNAGTDRGANVTEVSDEQWHQVFAVNVHGPMYTSRAFLRGVLEAASERERPADIVSVVSISALTVGAGAGAYNSSKAALLKLTEVLQTEVREQSMPVRVCALNPAAMHTPMMDQWNLPAERMMEPSVVAGLVRTAVTLDPRVVLQTAVLTPRVEYYPR, from the coding sequence GTGAGCACCCACGACGACATGACGGGACGGGTGGCCGTGGTCACCGGCGGCGGCAGCGGTCTCGGCCGGGCGACGAGCATCGAGCTCGCCACCGCCGGGGCGCACGTCCTGGTGGCCGACGTCGACGCCGACGGCGCGCGGACGACGGTCGACCAGGTCGCGCAGGCCGGCGGCAAGGCGGAGGCGGTGCAGCTCGACGTCACCGACTCGGGCGCGGTGGACTCCTTCTTCACCGAGGCCTTCACCCAGCACGGCGCCGCCCTGGACTGCCTGGTCAACAACGCCGGCACCGACCGCGGCGCCAACGTCACCGAGGTCAGCGACGAGCAGTGGCACCAGGTCTTCGCCGTCAACGTGCACGGCCCGATGTACACCTCGCGGGCCTTCCTGCGCGGTGTGCTCGAGGCCGCGTCCGAGCGCGAGCGGCCAGCCGACATCGTCTCGGTGGTGTCGATCTCAGCGCTCACGGTGGGGGCCGGGGCCGGTGCGTACAACTCCTCGAAGGCCGCGCTGCTCAAGCTCACCGAGGTACTGCAGACCGAGGTGCGCGAGCAGTCGATGCCAGTGCGGGTCTGCGCGCTCAACCCGGCGGCGATGCACACGCCGATGATGGACCAGTGGAACCTGCCGGCCGAGCGGATGATGGAGCCGTCGGTGGTGGCAGGCCTGGTCCGCACGGCCGTGACGCTCGACCCGCGCGTCGTGCTGCAGACCGCCGTACTCACCCCGCGCGTGGAGTACTACCCGCGCTGA
- a CDS encoding sigma-70 family RNA polymerase sigma factor — MDFPSASADDVINSPADVDRLVRENLRLARGVAGRYRERGEQYDDLVQVACLGLVKAAQKYRPEAGFNFAAYAVPTMTGELRRHFRDRGWDVRPPRRLQELRGRLRDAEDVLSQRLARRPTTGEMAEYLAVDSDEVDEARMASEGYNAISLDAPPPGTEASDWAGADSAADVHLAHAQGEASQIDDLLDATAVRPLINQLTEREQLILALRFYGGATQQQIADRIGVTQMQVSRLLSQLLQRLRLAALGEQPLAGSGVR, encoded by the coding sequence ATGGACTTCCCCAGCGCGAGCGCCGACGACGTGATCAACTCGCCGGCCGACGTCGACCGCCTCGTCCGCGAGAACCTGCGCCTGGCCCGAGGCGTCGCGGGGCGCTACCGCGAGCGCGGCGAACAGTACGACGACCTGGTGCAGGTCGCGTGCCTCGGCCTGGTGAAGGCCGCCCAGAAGTACCGGCCCGAGGCGGGTTTCAACTTCGCCGCGTACGCGGTACCCACGATGACCGGCGAGCTGCGCCGCCACTTCCGCGACCGCGGCTGGGACGTGCGCCCGCCGCGCCGGCTGCAGGAGCTGCGCGGCCGGCTGCGCGACGCCGAGGACGTGCTGAGCCAGCGCCTCGCCCGCCGCCCCACCACGGGCGAGATGGCCGAGTACCTGGCCGTCGACAGCGACGAGGTCGACGAGGCGCGCATGGCCTCGGAGGGGTACAACGCGATCTCGCTCGACGCGCCCCCGCCGGGCACCGAGGCCTCGGACTGGGCCGGTGCCGACTCGGCAGCCGACGTGCACCTCGCGCACGCCCAGGGCGAGGCGTCGCAGATCGACGACCTCCTCGACGCGACGGCCGTGCGGCCGCTCATCAACCAGCTCACCGAGCGCGAGCAGCTGATCCTCGCCCTGCGGTTCTACGGCGGCGCGACGCAGCAGCAGATCGCCGACCGGATCGGCGTCACGCAGATGCAGGTCTCGCGCCTGCTCTCCCAGCTGCTGCAGCGACTCCGGCTCGCCGCGCTCGGCGAGCAGCCGCTCGCCGGCAGCGGAGTGCGGTGA
- a CDS encoding SRPBCC family protein — translation MTAVTRYTVEAPASHVYDVLADGWSYAAWVVGASRVRDVDDTWPDEGARIHHSIGAWPFLVNDKTTVIARSRNESIELDVAVLSLGRGRVTLTIEPAGDRRCTVEMREHMYEGLLSKVPDAVIDPLLHHRNVESLRRLAAIAEGRGAATGTEREDDS, via the coding sequence ATGACCGCTGTCACGCGCTACACCGTCGAGGCGCCTGCCTCCCACGTGTACGACGTCCTCGCCGACGGCTGGAGCTACGCCGCCTGGGTCGTGGGGGCCTCGCGGGTGCGTGACGTCGACGACACGTGGCCCGACGAGGGCGCGCGCATCCACCACTCCATCGGTGCCTGGCCGTTCTTGGTCAACGACAAGACCACGGTGATCGCGAGGTCGCGCAACGAGAGCATCGAGCTCGACGTGGCGGTGTTGTCGCTGGGACGCGGCCGGGTCACCTTGACCATCGAGCCGGCGGGCGACCGCCGCTGCACCGTCGAGATGCGTGAGCACATGTACGAGGGCCTGCTGTCGAAGGTGCCCGACGCCGTCATCGACCCGCTGCTCCACCACCGCAACGTCGAGTCGCTGCGCCGCCTGGCTGCCATCGCCGAGGGCCGCGGCGCCGCGACGGGCACCGAGCGAGAGGACGACTCGTGA
- a CDS encoding carbamoyltransferase C-terminal domain-containing protein, producing MRVLGVNTVFHDPASALVVDGRIVAAAEEERFNRCKHGKPNVPFSAWEMPVLSAAWCLREAGLHPEDLDVVACSFDPALTASPDELSLDDPWDHLRVEFARRTPTLLADALPGLDPAKVRFVPHHTAHSASAALAGPYRTCASLVLDGRGERASHQSGHYVDGALEVLAAQSLPSSLGFLYEDLTEHLGFHRSSDEYKVMALASYGEPRHLSDFTDLVRVTDDGGFVTEKVDWEAYAPRGDGQLTSVHADLAATVQKRLEQVLLQLATWLHDATGERYLTMAGGTALNCVANSVLLREGPFDDIWVQPAAGDAGTALGAALHTAREHDALGDPMGSAALGRGFSDDELEQVLRTARVPYERPDDLAASVADDLAENRVIAWFQGRSEYGPRALGHRSLLAHPGLKENLELLNDIKGREQFRPVAPLVLLERAHDVFDGKVPSPYMLFVHEVHDDWADRIPAVVHVDGTARAQTVDRRDEPLLASLLDAFEARTGLPVLVNTSLNTAGRPMVDSPQDALELFGSAPVDVLVLGPFVVRRADLYSQAAQ from the coding sequence GTGCGAGTACTCGGTGTGAACACGGTCTTCCACGACCCGGCCTCTGCGCTGGTGGTCGACGGCCGGATCGTGGCGGCTGCCGAGGAGGAGCGCTTCAACCGGTGCAAGCACGGGAAGCCGAACGTGCCCTTCTCGGCGTGGGAGATGCCGGTGCTGTCGGCGGCGTGGTGCCTGCGCGAGGCCGGCCTGCACCCGGAGGACCTCGACGTCGTCGCCTGCTCGTTCGACCCCGCGCTGACCGCGTCGCCCGACGAGCTCTCGCTCGATGACCCCTGGGACCACCTGCGCGTCGAGTTCGCCCGCCGCACCCCGACCCTGCTCGCCGACGCTCTGCCCGGGCTGGACCCCGCGAAGGTGCGTTTCGTGCCGCACCACACCGCCCACTCGGCGAGCGCGGCCCTGGCGGGGCCGTACCGCACGTGCGCTTCGCTGGTGCTCGACGGCCGCGGTGAGCGAGCCTCGCACCAGTCCGGCCACTACGTCGACGGCGCCCTCGAGGTGCTCGCGGCGCAGTCGCTGCCGAGCTCGCTCGGGTTCCTCTACGAGGACCTCACCGAGCACCTCGGCTTCCACCGCTCGAGCGACGAGTACAAGGTCATGGCCCTCGCGAGCTACGGAGAGCCGCGCCACCTCTCCGACTTCACCGACCTGGTGCGGGTCACGGACGACGGCGGCTTCGTCACCGAGAAGGTCGACTGGGAGGCCTACGCCCCCCGCGGCGACGGGCAGCTCACGAGCGTGCACGCCGACCTGGCCGCGACGGTGCAGAAGCGGCTCGAGCAGGTGCTGCTGCAGCTCGCCACGTGGCTGCACGACGCGACCGGCGAGCGGTACCTCACGATGGCCGGTGGCACGGCGCTGAACTGCGTCGCCAACTCGGTGCTGCTGCGCGAGGGGCCGTTCGACGACATCTGGGTGCAGCCGGCGGCTGGTGACGCCGGCACGGCGCTGGGTGCCGCGCTGCACACCGCCCGCGAGCACGACGCTCTCGGCGATCCCATGGGCTCGGCCGCTCTGGGCCGCGGGTTCAGCGACGACGAGCTCGAGCAGGTGCTGCGGACGGCGCGCGTGCCGTACGAGCGGCCCGACGACCTGGCCGCGTCCGTGGCGGACGACCTCGCCGAGAACCGGGTCATCGCGTGGTTCCAGGGGCGCAGCGAGTACGGCCCACGGGCGCTGGGTCACCGCTCGTTGCTGGCGCACCCCGGGCTCAAGGAGAACCTCGAGCTGCTCAACGACATCAAGGGCCGCGAGCAGTTCCGCCCGGTAGCGCCGCTCGTGCTGCTGGAGCGCGCCCACGACGTGTTCGACGGCAAGGTGCCCAGCCCCTACATGCTCTTCGTGCACGAGGTGCACGACGACTGGGCCGACCGCATCCCGGCTGTCGTGCACGTCGACGGGACGGCGCGGGCGCAGACCGTCGACCGGCGCGACGAGCCGCTCCTCGCCTCGCTGCTCGACGCCTTCGAGGCCCGCACCGGCCTCCCGGTGCTGGTGAACACCAGCCTCAACACCGCCGGCCGCCCGATGGTCGACAGCCCGCAGGACGCCCTCGAGCTGTTCGGCTCGGCGCCGGTCGACGTCCTGGTGCTCGGCCCCTTCGTGGTGCGTCGCGCTGACCTGTACTCCCAGGCGGCGCAGTGA
- a CDS encoding YihY/virulence factor BrkB family protein, whose amino-acid sequence MSSYRPGDPDSPRKPSDPTDLHKSSWKFAAKNAFREFMDDDCTDLAAALTYYAVLSIFPAATAVLSLIGVFGKGPQTVDTLLGVASDVGAGSITEAVRGPLTQLSTSTTAGPALVVSVLVALWSASTYVGAFGRAMNRIYEIDEGRPFWKLRPLQMLITLVAVLLVVLIALGLVVTGPLAAALGRLLGLSSVAVTVWNVAKWPVIVALAVVIIAILYYATPNVKQPKFRWMSLGAFVALVVWAVASVGFGIYVSNFSNYGKFYGALAGVIIFLLWLWITNLSLLLGAEVNSEIERSRQLQAGMAAAEELQLPVRDDRGIEKKREREREQVAQARALREQAVDVRER is encoded by the coding sequence GTGAGTAGCTACCGCCCGGGCGACCCCGACAGCCCCCGCAAGCCCTCCGATCCCACCGACCTGCACAAGTCCTCGTGGAAGTTCGCGGCCAAGAACGCCTTCCGCGAGTTCATGGACGACGACTGCACCGACCTCGCGGCCGCCCTCACCTACTACGCGGTGCTGTCGATCTTCCCGGCGGCCACTGCGGTGCTGTCCCTGATCGGCGTGTTCGGGAAGGGGCCGCAGACGGTCGACACGCTCCTGGGCGTCGCGTCCGATGTCGGAGCGGGCTCGATCACCGAGGCCGTGCGCGGACCGCTCACCCAGCTCAGCACCTCGACGACCGCCGGCCCGGCGCTGGTCGTGAGCGTGCTCGTCGCCCTCTGGTCGGCGTCGACGTACGTCGGCGCGTTCGGCCGCGCGATGAACCGCATCTACGAGATCGACGAGGGTCGGCCGTTCTGGAAGCTGCGTCCGCTGCAGATGCTGATCACGCTGGTCGCCGTGCTGCTCGTGGTGCTCATCGCGCTCGGCCTGGTCGTGACCGGTCCGCTCGCGGCGGCCCTCGGCCGTCTGCTGGGCCTCAGCTCGGTAGCCGTCACCGTCTGGAACGTCGCCAAGTGGCCCGTGATCGTCGCGCTGGCGGTCGTGATCATCGCGATCCTCTACTACGCCACGCCGAACGTGAAGCAGCCGAAGTTCCGCTGGATGAGCCTCGGCGCCTTCGTCGCCCTGGTCGTGTGGGCCGTCGCGTCGGTCGGCTTCGGCATCTACGTCTCCAACTTCAGCAACTACGGCAAGTTCTACGGGGCGCTAGCGGGAGTGATCATCTTCTTGCTGTGGCTGTGGATCACGAACCTGTCGCTGCTGTTGGGAGCCGAGGTGAACTCGGAGATCGAGCGCAGCCGGCAACTGCAGGCCGGGATGGCTGCGGCGGAGGAGCTGCAGCTCCCTGTGCGCGACGACCGGGGCATCGAGAAGAAGCGCGAGCGCGAGCGCGAGCAGGTGGCCCAGGCCCGCGCCCTGCGCGAGCAGGCCGTCGACGTCCGCGAGCGCTGA
- a CDS encoding NAD(P)/FAD-dependent oxidoreductase, with the protein MPAPELVDAVVVGGGVNGLVAAATLADRGWDVVLLEAHEVGGAVRSQQRGDAVVDLFSAFYPLSAGSPVLQRLELEAHGLRWRRADAVVAQPMSPDDERGAVIEHDPQRTAAGLDAWYPGDGDRWLELVAEWRRLRGPMLDALLGPWPPVGAAARLARAMGVAGAPRMARLLALPATRMGEELFGGEAARQLIVGNSQHADIPPNAAGSGAFGWLLCMLAQDVGFPVPEGGAGELAQALARRARAAGARVEEHVPVESVEVSAGRATGVRTADGREIRARRGVLAALDVELLLGHLVGHSHLPRSAVDDLRRFERDLPTLKVNWVLPHAVPWRASAARRAGTVHVGRTVGPSVRWAADLDSGRTPDDPFLLTGQMATADPTRAPAGHEVLWAYTHLPRALVHADAATLERVAREHVHRVSDVIERYAPGALDGAYDHFVQTPHDLQDADASLVRGALNGGTAQLHQQLVLRPLPGTWGARLPIEGLYLAGASAHPGGGVHGSCGHNAAVAALHDAGLHGRLTAPVRRAARRRLFPDRQVGPPVR; encoded by the coding sequence GTGCCTGCACCTGAGCTGGTCGACGCCGTCGTCGTGGGCGGCGGTGTCAACGGGCTCGTCGCCGCCGCGACGCTGGCTGACCGCGGGTGGGACGTCGTGCTGCTCGAGGCGCACGAGGTGGGTGGCGCGGTGCGCTCGCAGCAGCGCGGCGACGCCGTCGTCGACCTCTTCAGTGCCTTCTATCCCCTGTCGGCCGGATCGCCTGTGCTGCAACGGCTTGAACTCGAGGCGCACGGTCTGAGATGGCGACGGGCGGACGCCGTCGTCGCGCAGCCGATGTCACCCGACGACGAGCGCGGCGCCGTCATCGAGCACGACCCGCAGCGCACGGCCGCCGGGCTCGACGCGTGGTACCCCGGCGACGGCGACCGCTGGTTGGAGCTGGTCGCCGAGTGGCGCCGCCTGCGCGGGCCGATGCTCGACGCGCTGCTCGGCCCGTGGCCCCCGGTGGGCGCGGCCGCGCGTCTTGCACGCGCCATGGGCGTCGCGGGCGCGCCACGCATGGCGCGCCTGCTGGCGCTGCCGGCCACCCGCATGGGTGAGGAGCTCTTCGGCGGCGAGGCGGCGCGCCAGCTCATCGTCGGCAACAGCCAGCACGCCGACATCCCACCGAATGCCGCCGGCAGCGGCGCGTTCGGCTGGCTGCTGTGCATGCTGGCCCAGGACGTCGGCTTCCCGGTGCCCGAGGGGGGCGCGGGCGAGCTCGCGCAGGCGCTGGCGCGGCGAGCACGCGCAGCCGGTGCCCGCGTGGAGGAGCACGTGCCCGTCGAGTCGGTCGAGGTCAGCGCAGGGCGCGCGACCGGCGTCCGCACCGCTGACGGGCGCGAGATCCGCGCCCGCCGCGGGGTGCTGGCCGCGCTCGACGTCGAGCTGCTGCTCGGCCACCTCGTCGGGCACTCGCACCTGCCGCGCTCCGCAGTCGACGACCTGCGCCGCTTCGAGCGCGACCTGCCCACGCTCAAGGTCAACTGGGTGCTGCCCCACGCCGTCCCGTGGCGGGCCAGCGCTGCCCGGCGGGCCGGCACCGTGCACGTCGGGCGCACGGTCGGCCCGTCCGTGCGGTGGGCCGCCGACCTCGACTCCGGTCGCACTCCCGACGACCCCTTCCTGCTCACCGGCCAGATGGCCACCGCCGACCCCACCCGCGCACCGGCAGGGCACGAGGTGCTGTGGGCCTACACGCACCTGCCGCGAGCCCTCGTGCACGCCGACGCCGCCACGCTCGAGCGGGTCGCGCGCGAGCACGTGCACCGGGTGAGCGACGTCATCGAGCGATACGCCCCCGGCGCGCTCGACGGCGCGTACGACCACTTCGTGCAGACGCCGCACGATCTGCAGGACGCCGACGCGAGCCTCGTGCGCGGAGCCCTCAACGGCGGGACGGCGCAGCTGCACCAGCAGCTCGTCCTGCGCCCGCTGCCCGGGACGTGGGGGGCCCGCCTGCCCATCGAGGGCCTCTACCTCGCCGGCGCGTCGGCCCACCCCGGGGGCGGCGTCCACGGCTCGTGCGGCCACAACGCCGCCGTCGCGGCACTGCACGACGCCGGGCTGCACGGGCGGCTCACCGCTCCCGTCCGCCGGGCGGCGCGGCGGCGGCTCTTCCCCGACCGCCAGGTCGGCCCGCCCGTCCGCTGA